In a genomic window of Acidilobus saccharovorans 345-15:
- a CDS encoding AAA-associated domain-containing protein, translating into MPPVTLDQVLGLVRYIATSGGVVDSSRLDELLNVDMDLLPHVVDAAVSLGLLREDKGNLVITSEGKRAVELQGRELRLLIKSLSDDVEPFKDIFDVIGDSDSIRRSQLESILRHSGYTDIEAALPVFVEWLAYMGITTIED; encoded by the coding sequence TTGCCCCCCGTAACTCTTGACCAGGTGCTAGGGCTAGTGAGGTATATAGCCACCTCAGGAGGAGTCGTTGACTCGTCCAGGTTAGACGAGCTCCTTAACGTTGATATGGACTTATTGCCTCACGTCGTCGACGCAGCGGTCTCCTTGGGCCTCCTGAGGGAGGACAAGGGAAACCTTGTAATAACCAGCGAGGGCAAGAGGGCTGTGGAACTGCAGGGCAGGGAACTCAGGCTGCTGATAAAGTCACTGAGCGATGATGTAGAACCATTTAAGGATATATTTGATGTAATAGGGGATTCTGATTCGATAAGGAGGTCCCAGTTAGAGAGCATCCTAAGGCACTCAGGCTATACAGACATAGAGGCCGCACTCCCAGTATTTGTGGAGTGGCTGGCCTACATGGGGATAACGACCATAGAGGATTAA
- a CDS encoding DsrE/DsrF/DrsH-like family protein, whose product MNRLSKLSIIVFSGTEDKLIPLGVISQGAAALGYEVRVFVTGWALLRFLKKPAQPTWPKEFEAMVPELAKGMQMNNVPSWLDMLKEAKNMGAKIYACSMMSQVMGLKKEDFDPSLIDDVVGVATFLQEAEGGQVIFI is encoded by the coding sequence GTGAACAGGTTGAGTAAGCTCTCGATTATTGTGTTCTCGGGAACGGAGGATAAGCTTATACCCCTTGGGGTCATATCACAGGGGGCCGCTGCCCTAGGTTATGAAGTCAGGGTTTTTGTGACGGGCTGGGCGCTGCTGAGGTTCCTCAAGAAGCCAGCTCAGCCCACCTGGCCCAAGGAGTTCGAAGCTATGGTGCCAGAGTTGGCTAAAGGCATGCAGATGAATAACGTGCCAAGCTGGCTTGACATGCTTAAGGAGGCCAAGAACATGGGCGCCAAGATCTATGCATGCAGCATGATGTCGCAAGTGATGGGCCTTAAGAAGGAGGACTTTGACCCAAGCCTTATTGATGACGTGGTTGGCGTGGCAACCTTCCTGCAGGAGGCCGAGGGCGGGCAGGTTATCTTCATATGA